In one window of Vibrio pelagius DNA:
- a CDS encoding GntR family transcriptional regulator: MARLPMYRKIADAIRDKIKSGEYKVGEALPTEAQLREVFSVSRVTVRQALKLLIENDELESVQGSGTYVKENKINYDIYQQSSFQEKWAHLDVVTHSDVLAFEIKPCSLAMSEHLDIGEGEMVFYVKRVRHMDNSPITVEETWLPVNLFPDLTYQVMQKSKYDFIEKTKGMVIDRSEQELVPVLPPADVAEQLGIDPAQPIIEKRTRGYLADDTVFEYSRNYFTSNDYRFTLVAKRQRQA, from the coding sequence ATGGCAAGACTCCCGATGTATCGCAAAATCGCCGATGCAATCCGAGACAAAATCAAATCTGGTGAATACAAAGTTGGCGAAGCATTGCCAACCGAGGCGCAGCTCAGGGAAGTATTTTCTGTTAGTCGTGTAACCGTAAGACAAGCATTGAAGTTGCTGATCGAGAATGACGAATTAGAAAGTGTTCAAGGTAGCGGTACTTACGTTAAAGAGAACAAGATCAATTACGACATCTATCAACAATCAAGCTTCCAAGAGAAATGGGCTCACTTAGATGTAGTGACTCACAGTGATGTACTCGCATTTGAGATAAAGCCGTGTTCGCTCGCCATGTCTGAACATTTAGACATCGGTGAGGGTGAGATGGTGTTCTATGTAAAACGTGTTCGTCATATGGATAATAGCCCAATTACTGTTGAAGAAACTTGGCTGCCAGTTAACTTATTCCCAGACCTCACCTATCAGGTAATGCAGAAGTCGAAATATGACTTCATCGAGAAAACAAAGGGAATGGTGATCGATCGCAGTGAACAAGAGCTGGTCCCGGTTTTACCTCCAGCCGATGTGGCCGAACAACTCGGGATCGATCCAGCACAACCGATCATTGAAAAACGAACTCGTGGCTATTTGGCTGACGACACAGTATTTGAATACAGTCGTAACTACTTTACTTCCAACGACTACCGCTTTACTTTAGTTGCGAAGAGACAGCGTCAAGCATAG
- the manA gene encoding mannose-6-phosphate isomerase, class I, with product MSLFKLDNVIQNYAWGSKDSINQLFGIVNPNQEPQAEIWMGAHPNGCSKVDDTGEALSHVIDENKIDVLGGYTAARFGELPFLFKVLAAETPLSIQVHPNKRKSEIGFERENALGIPLNAANRNYKDPNHKPELVYALTFYKAMNGFRPIEDIIALFEEADIPSLAIELNVLKTNADSDSLKAFFTAIMSLEGEKKETALQELYAAHRRPAKTVMGREALQYSQDFKQHYPGDIGLFAPLMLNTVELAPGEAMFLFAETPHAYVQGTGLEIMASSDNVLRAGLTPKYIDVPELIDNTIFEPIKPQDIRLKPVLKEGKMSYPIPVDDFGFDILSATDESKSQYLRSAEILFCVEGEATVTSEGQSITLKPGESVFVSNNSSVYQYQGNGILARAFN from the coding sequence ATGTCTCTATTTAAACTCGACAATGTTATTCAAAACTACGCATGGGGCAGTAAAGACTCCATTAATCAATTGTTTGGTATTGTAAATCCTAATCAAGAACCACAAGCTGAGATCTGGATGGGAGCTCACCCAAATGGTTGTTCGAAGGTCGATGACACAGGGGAAGCTCTCTCTCACGTGATTGATGAGAATAAGATTGATGTCTTAGGTGGGTACACCGCAGCTCGATTTGGTGAGTTACCTTTCCTATTTAAGGTGCTGGCTGCGGAAACACCCTTGTCTATTCAAGTTCACCCAAACAAGCGTAAATCTGAAATAGGCTTCGAGCGTGAGAATGCACTGGGTATTCCACTGAATGCGGCTAACCGTAACTACAAAGATCCAAACCACAAACCTGAGTTGGTTTATGCACTGACGTTTTACAAGGCGATGAATGGATTCAGACCGATTGAGGACATTATTGCTCTGTTTGAAGAGGCTGATATTCCGTCGCTAGCGATTGAGTTAAACGTTCTTAAAACCAATGCCGACAGCGATTCATTGAAAGCATTCTTTACCGCGATCATGTCGTTAGAAGGTGAAAAGAAAGAAACGGCGTTACAGGAATTGTACGCGGCACATCGACGTCCGGCTAAGACGGTAATGGGCCGAGAAGCTTTGCAATACAGCCAAGACTTTAAACAGCACTACCCAGGAGACATCGGTTTGTTTGCGCCATTGATGTTAAACACGGTTGAACTTGCACCGGGCGAAGCTATGTTTTTGTTTGCGGAAACACCGCACGCTTATGTTCAGGGTACTGGTTTAGAGATCATGGCTAGCTCCGACAATGTTCTGCGGGCAGGTTTAACGCCAAAGTATATTGATGTGCCAGAGCTGATTGACAACACTATTTTTGAGCCTATCAAGCCGCAAGACATCCGCCTCAAGCCAGTGCTAAAAGAGGGCAAAATGAGTTATCCAATTCCAGTGGATGATTTTGGTTTTGATATATTATCTGCTACAGATGAAAGTAAATCTCAGTATCTTCGTAGCGCGGAAATCCTGTTCTGTGTGGAAGGGGAAGCGACGGTGACTTCAGAAGGGCAAAGCATCACATTGAAGCCGGGAGAGTCGGTTTTTGTGAGTAACAATTCAAGTGTTTACCAATATCAAGGGAATGGTATCTTGGCTCGTGCTTTCAACTAA
- a CDS encoding glycerate kinase, with protein MKIVIAPDSFKESLTAKQVCESIEAGFRQVFPCAEYVHLPLADGGEGTVDVLLQGLEGELHISTVTGPLGEPVQASWALLNGDKSNGEKTALIEFAAASGLDLITPQQRDVQRATSFGTGELIKQALDCGVDKILLGLGGSATNDAGAGIVQALGARLLDTNGCELQPGGAALSDIAKIDLSNLHPRCSTVEFIVACDVDNPLTGPNGASHVFGPQKGATAELVETLDAAIEQFALVVKSESGKDHRERMGFGAAGGAPLGLSLLFDIHIKQGIEMVLDTLNADKVLEDTDLVITGEGQMDNQTLQGKTPFGIARRAQSRCIPTIGIAGSLGQEIDELYQVINSTFGTVRSPQPLEQVLSEASRNLTRTARNIAATLKLGSQIFNEK; from the coding sequence ATGAAAATTGTTATTGCTCCTGATTCATTCAAAGAATCCCTAACAGCAAAGCAGGTATGTGAAAGCATTGAGGCTGGGTTTCGCCAAGTATTTCCTTGTGCAGAGTATGTTCACTTACCGTTAGCTGATGGTGGAGAAGGAACGGTTGATGTTCTGTTGCAAGGGCTTGAAGGTGAGTTGCACATATCAACAGTAACGGGACCACTCGGCGAACCTGTTCAAGCAAGCTGGGCGTTACTTAATGGTGACAAGTCAAACGGAGAGAAAACAGCACTGATTGAATTCGCTGCTGCTTCAGGTCTTGACCTCATTACACCACAGCAGCGAGACGTTCAGCGAGCAACCAGCTTTGGTACAGGGGAACTGATCAAACAAGCATTAGATTGTGGTGTAGATAAGATCTTACTTGGCTTAGGTGGTAGTGCCACGAATGATGCGGGGGCGGGTATCGTTCAAGCATTAGGGGCGAGATTACTGGATACGAACGGTTGTGAATTACAACCGGGTGGTGCTGCGTTGAGTGATATCGCAAAGATAGATCTTTCAAACCTTCACCCTCGCTGTAGCACGGTTGAGTTTATCGTTGCTTGCGACGTAGATAATCCATTGACTGGCCCTAATGGAGCAAGCCACGTCTTTGGACCGCAGAAAGGAGCAACAGCGGAACTTGTCGAAACGTTGGATGCAGCCATTGAACAGTTTGCTTTGGTTGTGAAATCAGAGAGTGGGAAAGATCATCGTGAGCGTATGGGATTTGGAGCCGCTGGTGGCGCACCTCTAGGGCTATCTTTGCTGTTTGATATTCACATCAAACAGGGCATTGAGATGGTTTTGGACACGCTAAATGCTGACAAAGTGCTCGAAGATACAGACCTTGTTATTACTGGGGAAGGCCAAATGGATAATCAAACCTTACAAGGTAAGACGCCATTTGGAATCGCCAGACGCGCGCAAAGTAGATGCATTCCGACGATCGGTATTGCTGGCTCATTAGGTCAAGAAATCGATGAGTTATACCAAGTCATCAACAGCACCTTTGGCACTGTACGTTCACCGCAACCTTTAGAACAAGTTTTATCAGAAGCGAGTCGCAACCTAACTCGCACTGCCCGCAACATCGCAGCCACGCTCAAGCTTGGCAGCCAGATTTTTAATGAGAAGTAA
- a CDS encoding methyl-accepting chemotaxis protein → MVSLLFTTSHFTKTGEQLHEATLITKDLEVRLLNLRRNEKDFLLRSDIKYLDKFENNYRQFQDLESELAGVLEDLSLANTAQLRQDISDYHKSFTELVGAYQVLGLSDDEGLLGQFHEDLAVSFERASDEERLAMYQFNELVEQGNLDLSLLSNAQVSFLNSAQQVVDQRVKIGLKHNEGLLGEARSASHKVETQFKEFSSLLKDTTAEQLDRLNLINKVLSGTLLVIIVVLSWVIVRSIVGRIDSLLSVIRRIVDSNDVSIRSELKGHDELGSLGEYFNQLLDQLEKLISASQKKSQQLTSSTSNMHNELESVIKQFDVQANHTSEMTVSVQEMVQTIGEISESTAIAAEGVQKARLNADKGREVVVETINNITQLSERLSSSQDSISSLNHHVDQIGDAVNIIQGIAEQTNLLALNAAIEAARAGEQGRGFAVVADEVRALASRTHQSTTEITNVVSAIQSQMEASMAEIGECNSQGQRTLSDSESLDSSLQLILSDMEDIQGNSERIASAIEEQGAVMAQVSDSITELGTISKQNTASAQHCLVEVDKVAAQANEMDSAVAQFKTS, encoded by the coding sequence ATGGTATCTCTACTATTTACCACCTCCCATTTTACAAAAACCGGTGAGCAGCTTCATGAAGCAACATTGATCACTAAAGATTTAGAAGTTCGTTTGCTTAACTTGCGTCGAAACGAGAAAGATTTCCTTCTCCGAAGCGATATTAAGTACTTAGACAAGTTTGAAAACAACTACCGTCAGTTTCAGGACCTAGAATCCGAGTTGGCGGGTGTTCTTGAAGATTTAAGTCTCGCGAATACAGCGCAGCTAAGACAGGACATCTCCGACTACCATAAGAGCTTTACGGAGCTTGTCGGCGCGTACCAAGTTTTGGGTCTATCAGATGATGAAGGCTTATTGGGTCAATTCCACGAAGACTTGGCCGTGAGCTTTGAAAGAGCTTCAGACGAAGAGAGGCTTGCTATGTACCAATTCAATGAGTTGGTTGAACAGGGCAACCTTGATTTGAGCTTACTCTCTAATGCTCAGGTAAGCTTCTTAAACTCAGCTCAGCAGGTTGTAGATCAGAGAGTTAAAATTGGCCTAAAGCACAATGAAGGTTTACTAGGCGAGGCGCGCTCTGCTTCTCATAAGGTAGAAACGCAGTTTAAAGAGTTTTCATCACTGCTCAAAGATACTACTGCTGAACAGCTAGACAGGTTGAACCTTATAAACAAAGTATTAAGCGGCACGTTGCTCGTCATTATTGTTGTGTTGAGTTGGGTGATCGTTCGTTCTATTGTTGGCCGTATTGACTCTCTGTTGTCTGTTATTCGCCGTATTGTGGATTCGAACGACGTTTCGATTCGCTCAGAGTTGAAAGGGCACGATGAGCTAGGTTCACTGGGTGAATATTTTAATCAGTTGTTGGATCAGCTAGAGAAGCTTATCTCGGCATCTCAGAAGAAGTCTCAGCAGCTCACTTCAAGCACATCAAATATGCATAATGAACTGGAATCAGTGATTAAGCAGTTTGACGTTCAAGCAAACCACACGAGTGAAATGACAGTATCAGTTCAAGAGATGGTGCAAACGATTGGTGAGATCTCTGAAAGTACCGCGATTGCAGCTGAAGGCGTTCAAAAAGCGCGTCTTAATGCAGATAAAGGTCGTGAAGTTGTGGTTGAGACTATCAACAATATCACACAGCTGTCTGAACGTCTGTCGAGCAGCCAAGACTCTATTAGCTCATTGAACCACCATGTCGACCAGATTGGTGATGCGGTTAACATCATCCAAGGTATCGCTGAGCAGACTAACTTGCTAGCACTTAATGCGGCAATTGAAGCTGCACGTGCAGGTGAACAAGGTCGAGGCTTCGCCGTTGTAGCAGATGAGGTTCGAGCTCTAGCAAGTCGTACTCACCAATCAACGACAGAAATTACCAACGTGGTGTCTGCGATCCAAAGTCAAATGGAAGCTTCTATGGCGGAAATTGGTGAGTGTAACTCTCAAGGCCAACGCACGTTGAGCGACTCTGAATCATTGGATTCAAGCCTACAGCTGATTTTAAGTGATATGGAAGATATTCAAGGCAACTCAGAGCGCATAGCTTCTGCAATTGAAGAGCAAGGTGCGGTAATGGCCCAGGTGAGCGACTCCATTACTGAACTCGGCACTATTTCTAAGCAGAATACGGCTTCCGCTCAACACTGCTTGGTGGAGGTTGATAAAGTCGCAGCACAGGCGAATGAGATGGACAGTGCAGTGGCGCAGTTCAAAACATCATAA
- the mngB gene encoding mannosylglycerate hydrolase, giving the protein MTTSRVHITPHMHWDREWYFTTEESRILLVNNMEEIMQRLENDPEYKYYVLDGQTAVLEDYFAIKPENKARVKALAEAGKLIVGPWYSQTDTMQVSGESIVRNMMYGLRDCLELGEPMKIGYLPDSFSMSSQLPMIYNGFDIDTAMFWRGCSERHGTNKTEFLWQSNDGSEVMAQVLPLGYAIGKYLPQDEEGLRARLDKYFPVLEKPSVTKDILLPNGHDQMPIQKDIFEVMDKLREVYPDREFMMSRFEEVFDRIREERDNLDIIKGEFNDGKYMRVHRTISSTRMDIKLIHAEVENKIVNILEPLASIAWSLGFEYHHGLIEKMWKESMKNHAHDSIGCCCSDKVHAEILNRYILADDMASNLINFYKRKIVDHMPAREGCDKLAFFNLSPYEREEVINTTITIRANEFNIFDENGNQVEYYIQDQHVIDPGKIDRQIVHYGNYDPFIEYDIQIKRAVPAMGYTTLHIEGNTKGSNIVAEQKDYLLENEFYRINVNDNGTLSVFDKETEMLFDQVLRVEDGSDDGDEYDYSPSRQEWLLYSDEFKAETSIKHEGFQSVATIKLRMNVPANLQEREERTGQNGFVDVDCQVVLKQGSRRIEVRMELDNQADDHRVRVLVPTPFVSENVVADNQFGLITRPTNDPAMAVWEEEKWKEAPVPVYQLMNFAAVENTTGGMALMTNGLREFEVISSKGNEERDTFALTLLRGVGVLGKEELLLRPGRPSGIKIPTPDSQTRGKIVCEFALFGFAGNHIDANIMAEARDNVTPIECYNKIPYNAMKLNVGEQDKPLTYSLLSKEQKGAVLSVLKKAEDEDALILRVYNPAESGEVEDKIEFTQPVTSWLETSMDERVRDTQVEAQTFGSLKACQAKSFQVKF; this is encoded by the coding sequence ATGACTACATCACGCGTTCATATTACTCCACACATGCACTGGGATCGTGAATGGTATTTCACTACTGAAGAGTCGCGCATTCTTCTCGTGAACAACATGGAAGAGATCATGCAGCGTCTTGAGAACGACCCAGAGTACAAGTACTACGTACTCGATGGTCAAACAGCGGTGCTGGAAGATTACTTTGCTATCAAGCCAGAGAATAAAGCGCGCGTAAAAGCACTGGCAGAAGCAGGTAAGTTGATCGTGGGCCCTTGGTACTCTCAGACTGACACTATGCAAGTTTCAGGTGAGTCTATCGTTCGTAACATGATGTATGGACTACGTGATTGCCTAGAACTAGGTGAGCCAATGAAGATCGGTTATCTACCGGATTCATTCTCAATGAGCTCGCAATTGCCTATGATCTACAATGGCTTTGATATTGATACTGCTATGTTCTGGCGCGGCTGTTCTGAGCGTCACGGTACCAATAAGACAGAATTTCTGTGGCAATCAAACGATGGCTCAGAAGTGATGGCGCAAGTGCTTCCTTTGGGATACGCAATTGGTAAATATCTGCCTCAAGACGAAGAAGGCCTGCGTGCGCGTTTAGACAAATACTTCCCAGTATTAGAGAAGCCATCGGTAACGAAAGACATCTTATTGCCAAACGGTCACGACCAGATGCCTATTCAAAAAGACATCTTTGAAGTAATGGATAAGCTGCGTGAAGTCTACCCGGATCGCGAGTTCATGATGAGCCGCTTTGAAGAGGTATTCGATCGCATCCGTGAAGAGCGTGACAACCTAGATATCATCAAAGGTGAATTTAATGACGGCAAGTACATGCGTGTTCACCGCACGATCTCTTCAACTCGTATGGACATCAAACTGATTCATGCTGAAGTTGAGAACAAGATAGTGAATATCCTCGAGCCACTAGCATCAATCGCATGGTCACTGGGCTTTGAATACCACCACGGCCTTATCGAGAAAATGTGGAAAGAGAGCATGAAGAACCACGCTCATGACTCGATTGGTTGCTGTTGTTCAGACAAAGTACACGCTGAGATCCTAAACCGCTACATCCTAGCGGACGACATGGCATCAAACCTAATCAACTTCTACAAACGTAAGATTGTTGACCACATGCCTGCACGTGAAGGTTGCGACAAGTTGGCGTTCTTCAACTTGTCTCCTTATGAGCGTGAAGAGGTTATCAATACAACGATTACGATTCGCGCAAACGAGTTCAATATCTTTGATGAAAATGGCAACCAAGTTGAATACTACATTCAAGATCAACATGTGATTGACCCAGGCAAGATCGACCGTCAGATCGTTCACTACGGAAACTACGACCCGTTCATTGAATATGACATTCAAATTAAACGTGCTGTACCAGCAATGGGTTACACCACGCTACATATCGAAGGCAATACAAAGGGCAGCAACATCGTTGCTGAGCAAAAAGATTACCTACTAGAGAACGAATTCTACCGCATCAATGTCAACGACAACGGCACGCTATCGGTTTTCGACAAAGAAACAGAGATGTTGTTTGACCAAGTACTTCGCGTAGAAGACGGTTCAGACGATGGTGATGAGTACGATTACTCGCCATCTCGCCAAGAATGGCTGCTGTATTCAGATGAGTTCAAAGCAGAAACCAGCATTAAACACGAAGGTTTCCAATCTGTAGCAACTATCAAACTACGCATGAACGTGCCCGCGAACCTACAAGAGCGTGAAGAGCGCACTGGCCAAAACGGCTTCGTCGATGTTGATTGCCAAGTAGTATTGAAACAAGGCTCTCGCCGTATTGAAGTTCGTATGGAACTAGATAACCAAGCGGATGATCACCGTGTTCGTGTTCTAGTACCAACGCCATTCGTTTCTGAAAATGTCGTTGCTGATAACCAGTTCGGCTTGATTACTCGCCCAACGAACGATCCAGCAATGGCGGTTTGGGAAGAAGAGAAATGGAAGGAAGCGCCAGTACCGGTTTACCAACTAATGAACTTCGCTGCTGTTGAAAACACCACGGGTGGTATGGCGTTGATGACCAATGGTCTACGTGAGTTTGAAGTTATCTCAAGCAAAGGCAATGAAGAGCGCGATACATTTGCTCTAACTCTACTGCGCGGTGTTGGCGTACTGGGTAAAGAAGAGCTTCTGCTTCGCCCTGGTCGTCCTTCAGGCATCAAGATCCCAACACCAGATTCACAAACACGCGGCAAAATCGTATGTGAGTTTGCGCTGTTTGGCTTCGCGGGGAACCACATCGATGCAAACATCATGGCGGAAGCTCGTGACAATGTCACACCTATCGAGTGCTACAACAAGATTCCATACAACGCGATGAAGCTAAACGTTGGCGAACAGGATAAGCCTTTGACGTACTCACTACTAAGCAAAGAGCAAAAGGGCGCGGTGTTGAGTGTACTTAAGAAAGCTGAAGACGAAGATGCGTTGATTCTCCGTGTTTACAACCCTGCCGAATCGGGTGAAGTAGAAGACAAGATTGAGTTTACTCAACCTGTGACTTCTTGGCTTGAAACGAGTATGGACGAACGAGTTCGCGATACTCAAGTGGAAGCTCAAACCTTTGGCTCTCTAAAAGCCTGTCAGGCGAAATCATTCCAAGTGAAATTCTAA
- the mngA gene encoding PTS 2-O-a-mannosyl-D-glycerate transporter subunit IIABC → MKLTTLTNKSLVNLQTTFSSREEAINALAEQLDQQGKLYDKQLYLDAVFAREAQGPTALGEGLAVPHGKTDAVKEAGFAVATLKQDMKWKGLDEDEDVNLIFLIAIPNAEAGSTHMHLLTELTTTLVDDDVREAVLKATTAEEIFALLDGENQTEEKQDNLDTNAPTIVCVTACPAGIAHTYMAAEYLEKAGKKLGYNVHVEKQGANGIEDRLTADQLNNAVACVFAAEVAIKELDRFNGIPRVETPVAEPIKHAERILNDAIDESKNGNGADRTVATDDKPKKLPLKTELKQALLSGISYAVPLIVAGGTVLAVAVLIAQIFDLQELYATKDSWLWMYRKLGGGLLGTLMVPVLAAYTAYSLADKPALGPGFAAGIAANLIGSGFLGGVVGGLIAGYVMRWVKENVRLSPAFNGFLTFYLYPVIGTLVAGSLMLFVIGKPVALLNQGLTDWLNGMSGTNALLLGAIIGLFVSFDLGGPVNKAAYAFCLGAMANGVYGPYAIFGSVKMVSAFTVTASTLIAPRLFKDFEIETGKSTWLLGLAGITEGAIPMAIEDPIRVIGSFLLGSVVTGAMIGAAGIGLSTPGAGIFSIFLLHDAGLGAFSAAAIWFGAALIGTIISTITLLVWRGHAVKKGKFEVQTAAQN, encoded by the coding sequence ATGAAACTTACAACTCTAACTAACAAGTCGCTCGTAAATCTGCAAACTACGTTTAGCAGCCGAGAAGAAGCGATTAATGCACTGGCTGAGCAACTGGATCAGCAAGGTAAACTATATGACAAACAGCTGTATCTAGATGCTGTATTTGCGCGTGAAGCTCAAGGCCCAACAGCACTTGGTGAAGGCCTTGCAGTACCGCATGGTAAGACTGACGCGGTTAAAGAAGCAGGTTTTGCCGTTGCAACACTTAAGCAAGACATGAAATGGAAAGGCCTTGATGAAGACGAAGATGTGAATCTAATCTTCTTGATCGCGATTCCAAATGCAGAAGCGGGCTCTACCCACATGCATCTGCTGACTGAATTGACCACAACGCTTGTTGATGATGATGTTCGCGAAGCCGTATTGAAAGCGACCACTGCTGAAGAGATTTTCGCGCTATTAGATGGTGAAAATCAAACGGAAGAAAAACAAGACAACTTAGATACAAATGCGCCAACAATTGTATGTGTTACTGCTTGTCCTGCGGGCATCGCTCATACCTATATGGCTGCTGAGTATTTGGAAAAAGCGGGTAAGAAGCTGGGTTACAACGTTCATGTTGAGAAGCAGGGCGCTAATGGTATCGAAGACCGCTTAACTGCTGACCAGCTTAATAATGCCGTTGCTTGTGTCTTCGCAGCCGAAGTCGCAATCAAAGAGCTTGATCGCTTTAACGGTATCCCACGAGTAGAAACTCCGGTAGCAGAGCCGATTAAACACGCTGAGCGCATTTTAAATGACGCGATTGATGAATCTAAAAATGGCAATGGCGCTGATCGCACCGTGGCAACAGATGATAAGCCGAAGAAATTGCCACTTAAAACTGAGCTCAAGCAAGCGCTTCTTTCAGGTATCTCTTACGCTGTTCCCCTAATCGTTGCTGGTGGTACTGTTCTGGCAGTCGCTGTTCTTATCGCTCAAATTTTTGACCTGCAAGAGCTGTACGCAACCAAAGACTCTTGGTTATGGATGTACCGCAAATTAGGTGGTGGCTTGTTAGGTACATTGATGGTACCAGTACTAGCAGCTTACACAGCATACTCCCTAGCAGATAAACCTGCATTAGGCCCGGGTTTCGCAGCGGGTATCGCGGCTAACCTCATCGGTTCAGGTTTCCTTGGTGGTGTTGTTGGTGGTTTGATTGCCGGTTACGTTATGCGCTGGGTGAAAGAAAATGTTCGCCTAAGCCCTGCATTCAACGGCTTTCTGACCTTCTACCTATACCCGGTGATCGGCACATTAGTGGCGGGCTCTTTGATGCTCTTTGTTATCGGTAAACCGGTAGCATTGCTCAACCAAGGTTTGACTGATTGGCTAAACGGCATGTCGGGTACTAACGCTCTACTACTAGGCGCAATCATCGGTCTATTCGTATCGTTCGACTTGGGCGGCCCAGTTAACAAAGCGGCTTACGCATTCTGTTTAGGTGCGATGGCAAACGGTGTTTATGGTCCTTATGCAATTTTCGGCTCGGTTAAGATGGTATCTGCGTTCACGGTAACAGCATCTACTCTTATTGCTCCGCGTCTGTTTAAAGATTTCGAGATTGAAACAGGTAAGTCTACTTGGTTACTTGGTCTAGCGGGTATTACAGAAGGTGCGATTCCAATGGCGATTGAAGATCCAATCCGTGTTATCGGCTCGTTCCTACTGGGTTCTGTCGTTACAGGTGCAATGATTGGTGCGGCAGGTATCGGTCTATCAACCCCGGGTGCAGGTATCTTCTCTATCTTCCTACTTCATGACGCTGGTTTAGGTGCATTCTCTGCCGCAGCAATTTGGTTCGGCGCAGCACTTATCGGTACGATTATTTCAACAATTACTCTTCTGGTATGGCGAGGCCACGCTGTAAAAAAGGGTAAGTTTGAAGTGCAAACCGCAGCACAAAACTAA
- a CDS encoding putative quinol monooxygenase yields the protein MSKLTIIATITAKQDRIDLVKSELIKLIEPTRVEEGCISYDLHQDNDNPAYFVFHENWESEALLEQHLDSQHIADYLAATEGFVESFVINKMTHVA from the coding sequence ATGAGCAAGCTAACTATTATTGCAACTATCACCGCAAAACAAGACCGCATCGACCTAGTTAAATCTGAACTGATCAAATTAATCGAGCCAACTCGCGTAGAAGAAGGTTGTATCAGTTACGATCTACATCAAGACAACGACAACCCTGCTTACTTCGTTTTTCACGAAAATTGGGAATCTGAAGCTCTACTAGAACAGCATTTAGACAGCCAACATATCGCAGATTACCTTGCAGCGACGGAAGGTTTCGTTGAGTCATTTGTTATCAATAAAATGACGCACGTCGCTTAA